The following are encoded in a window of Castanea sativa cultivar Marrone di Chiusa Pesio chromosome 9, ASM4071231v1 genomic DNA:
- the LOC142610440 gene encoding uncharacterized protein LOC142610440 → MCRVFPTTLRGLARVWFSKLTLNSISTLKELSAQFASHFIGGHRYKKSTACLMNIRQREDEMLRSYITRFNKEALSIDEAYDKILVAAFTNELRKGKVLFSLYKNNPKTMSDVLYRATKYMNAEDALLAREEKPRKRERPEDVRQEKGRKVMRTGDRREDRRSKTPSVRFANFTPLNVPIDQVLMQIKDEGLLTFPGKLKGDPNKRSKDKY, encoded by the coding sequence atgtgtaggGTCTTTCCCACCACATTGAGGGGTCTTGCAAGGGTGTGGTTTAGCAAGTTGACGCTAAACTCCATCAGTACTTTGAAGGAGTTGAGTGCCCAGTTTGCCTCACACTTTATTGGAGGACACAGGTATAAGAAGTCAACTGCATGCCTGATGAACATCAGGCAACGAGAGGATGAGATGCTAAGGTCTTACATCACCCGATtcaacaaggaagccctctcgatagaTGAAGCCTATGACAAGATACTCGTTGCAGCATTCACTAACGAACTACGGAAGGGTAAGGTTCTGTTTTCTCTATACAAGAACAATCCAAAGACTATGTCGGATGTGCTTTACAGGGCTACCAAATACATGAATGCAGAAGACGCACTACTTGCGCGAGAAGAAAAGcctagaaaaagagaaagaccAGAAGATGTAAGACAAGAGAAAGGGCGGAAGGTTATGAGGACTGGTGACAGGCGAGAAGATAGACGCTCCAAGACCCCCTCGGTGAGATTTGCAAATTTCACTCCACTGAATGTTCCGATCGATCAGGTACTAATGCAGATAAAGGACGAAGGGTTGTTAACATTtcctggcaagctgaagggTGATCCCAACAAGAGGTCCAAGGACAAATATTGA
- the LOC142610533 gene encoding pectin acetylesterase 5-like has protein sequence MANSRLRGLTWWMKWAKKEWAIAAVGFSLIVFLFTLISDSWSRRDDSNLNNPFDLTHTHDLVDLTLVRNAKNTGAFCLDGSLPGYHFQKGFGSGSNNWLLHVEGGGWCNTVSSCSSRKFTRLGSSKYMESPVPFSGILGRDPSQNPDFFNWNKVKIRYCDGASFASHPESEPKNGKSLFFRGQLIWEALMDELLSIGMSNAKQALLSGCSAGGLATLIHCDSFRELLPKDTTVKCLADAGFFLDEKDILGNRTMRSFYNDVVHLQGVAKSLHKDCVARMEPAKCLFPQEIIKNIKTPVFLVNPAYDIWQIQNILIPDASDPHGNWRNCRLSIHSCNSSQIGILQGFRNSLLKALGEFQKIKEGGMFINSCFIHCQTWMAEIWHSAKSPRINNMTIAESVGDWFFNRKAVKQIDCPYPCNPTCYHLDFTRG, from the exons ATGGCGAACTCAAGGCTTCGAGGTCTGACTTGGTGGATGAAGTGGGCCAAGAAGGAATGGGCAATCGCAGCCGTTGGCTTCTCTCTCATCGTCTTTCTTTTCACTCTCATCTCCGACTCTTGGAGCCGCCGTGATGACTCCAACCTCAACAACCCATTCGATCTTACTCACACTCACGATCTCGTCGACCTCACCTTGGTGCGCAATGCCAAGAATACAGGCGCCT TTTGTTTAGATGGGAGTTTGCCAGGGTACCATTTTCAAAAGGGATTCGGATCTGGGTCTAACAATTGGCTGCTTCACGttgag GGTGGAGGTTGGTGCAATACAGTATCATCATGTTCTTCGCGTAAATTTACCCGATTAGGTTCTTCAAAATACATGGAATCTCCAGTCCCCTTTTCCGGGATCTTGGGCCGTGACCCGTCCCAAAACCCcg ATTTCTTTAACTGGAACAAAGTCAAGATACGTTACTGTGATGGTGCATCATTTGCTAGCCACCCTGAAAGTGAGCCAAAG AATGGAAAGTCACTTTTTTTTAGAGGGCAGCTCATCTGGGAAGCACTTATGGATGAACTTTTATCAATTGGAATGTCCAATGCAAAACAG GCTCTTCTTTCAGGATGCTCAGCTGGAGGCTTGGCAACTCTTATACATTGTGATAGCTTTCGAGAACTTCTGCCAAAGGATACAACTGTCAAGTGTCTTGCTGATGCAGGTTTTTTCCTTGATGA GAAGGATATTCTTGGAAATCGAACCATGAGATCTTTCTATAATGATGTTGTCCACTTGCAG GGTGTCGCAAAAAGTTTACACAAGGATTGTGTTGCGAGAATGGAACCAGCTAAG TGTCTCTTCCctcaagaaattattaaaaacataaagaccCCAGTGTTCCTTGTCAACCCAGCTTATGACATTTGGCAG ATTCAAAATATCTTGATACCAGATGCATCAGATCCTCATGGCAACTGGCGGAATTGCAGACTAAGCATTCATAGTTGTAATTCTAGTCAGATTGGCATACTACAAG GTTTCCGCAATTCTCTGCTCAAGGCACTAGGTGAATTCCAGAAAATCAAGGAAGGGGGAATGTTCATAAATTCTTGCTTTATTCATTGCCAGACATGGATGGCCGAAATATGGCATTCAGCCAAATCTCCAAGAATTAACAACATG ACAATTGCAGAGTCTGTTGGTGATTGGTTCTTCAATCGAAAAGCAGTGAAGCAAATTGATTGCCCTTATCCATGCAATCCCACGTGCTATCATTTGGATTTCACTCGAGGATGA
- the LOC142611212 gene encoding putative protein phosphatase 2C 4 produces MGNSVGRAYYCFAGEAGELSKNHNDVALVQPEPLDEVLDFGHSFCYPKPEHQPRLSGFSVSSFSEEDYSFTTTTFPTISGATVSANTSTPLSPLLLDTWGSSIGVERDASFASTASFASTPLQPVPRCPTCEAGSGSGHGERGFMSGPMERFVSGPLNSDPIEKGHEKKVQQNIFPNNGRVKSKKRFIVDFKEAISRMFRTKKMVKRGSGVGVKESNLDKKNGNVSVNIGDVSGRGHVCTKCNDGHHEVSPDFMKRKNLQWLQGKAGEDLVQVVISEEHGWLFVGIYDGFNGPDAPEFLITNLYSAVHNELEGLLWNKKVESTDAEGDQSQTRNSDKDNEILGSGELDLDMDSNIKREQGNSRAKGRSGRVGRIDFELDRKLKKQSNPDGLAGVNHSEVLKALSEALRKTEDAYLKRADEMVSNKPELALMGSCVLVMLMKGEDVYLMNVGDSRAVLAQEDKLDRGPRTTHQDLKRMNEEILSNQYLLGGVGFGGLINSISIQLTTDHSADEEEEVQRIRNDHPDDASAVKNDRVKGYLKVTRAFGAGFLKQPKWNDALLEMFRIDYIGTSPYITCCPSLYHYRLGPRDRFLILSSDGLYQYFTNEEAVARVESFIASFPDGDPAQHLIEEVLFRAAKKAGIDFHELLDIPQGERRRYHDDVSVIIVSLEGRIWQSGVPLYK; encoded by the exons ATGGGGAACAGTGTAGGAAGAGCGTATTACTGTTTCGCTGGTGAAGCAGGAGAGCTCTCAAAGAACCACAACGACGTCGCTTTGGTCCAGCCTGAGCCTCTGGACGAGGTGTTGGACTTTGGTCATTCCTTTTGCTACCCAAAACCCGAACACCAACCGAGGCTCTCTGGCTTCTCGGTCTCCTCATTCTCAGAGGAAGACTATTCATTCACAACGACTACGTTTCCAACAATCTCAGGCGCCACTGTGAGTGCCAACACGTCCACGCCTTTGTCACCTTTGCTCTTGGACACGTGGGGTTCCTCTATTGGTGTGGAGCGTGACGCATCGTTTGCTAGCACCGCGTCATTCGCTTCCACACCTCTGCAACCAGTGCCTCGGTGCCCCACTTGTGAGGCGGGTTCCGGTTCGGGTCATGGAGAGAGAGGGTTCATGTCGGGACCGATGGAAAGGTTCGTTTCTGGGCCTTTGAATTCGGATCCTATAGAGAAAGGACATGAAAAAAAGgtacaacaaaatatttttccaaataatgGTAGAGTGAAGTCTAAGAAACGTTTCATTGTTGATTTTAAGGAAGCAATATCCAGGATGTTTCGAACTAAGAAAATGGTTAAAAGAGGTAGTGGTGTTGGAGTTAAGGAATCGAATTTGGATAAGAAGAATGGGAATGTGAGTGTGAATATTGGTGATGTGAGTGGTCGTGGACATGTGTGTACGAAATGTAATGACGGTCATCATGAGGTAAGTCCGGATTTTATGAAGAGAAAGAATCTTCAATGGTTGCAAGGAAAGGCAGGGGAGGATCTAGTTCAGGTTGTGATTTCCGAGGAACATGGTTGGCTCTTTGTGGGAATTTATGATGGGTTTAATGGTCCTGATGCACCTGAATTTTTGATCACTAATCTTTATTCTGCTGTGCATAATGAGCTTGAGGGGTTGCTTTGGAATAAGAAGGTTGAGTCCACAGATGCAGAAGGTGATCAATCCCAAACGAGGAATTCTGATAAGGATAATGAAATTTTAGGAAGTGGGGAATTGGATTTAGATATGGATTCTAATATAAAGAGAGAGCAGGGGAATAGTCGTGCTAAAGGTAGGAGTGGAAGGGTGGGCAGAATTGATTTTGAACTTGATAGGAAGTTAAAGAAACAATCAAATCCAGATGGGTTAGCTGGAGTTAATCATTCAGAGGTGTTGAAGGCTCTCTCTGAGGCTTTAAGGAAGACAGAGGATGCTTATTTGAAGAGAGCAGATGAGATGGTGAGCAACAAACCTGAGTTAGCTCTGATGGGTTCATGTGTTCTGGTAATGTTGATGAAGGGTGAAGATGTTTACTTGATGAATGTGGGGGATAGTAGGGCTGTGTTAGCTCAGGAGGATAAACTTGATCGCGGGCCAAGGACAACGCACCAGGACTTGAAACGGATGAATGAGGAAATTTTAAGCAATCAGTACTTATTGGGTGGTGTTGGATTTGGGGGACTAATAAATTCAATTTCCATTCAGCTCACTACGGATCACAGCGCAGATGAGGAAGAG GAAGTTCAAAGAATCAGAAATGACCATCCTGATGATGCTTCTGCCGTTAAAAATGATCGGGTGAAAGGTTATTTGAAGGTCACTCGGGCTTTTGGGGCTGGCTTTCTTAAACAG CCCAAGTGGAATGATGCACTTTTGGAGATGTTCAGAATCGACTATATTGGCACCTCTCCTTACATTACATGTTGCCCTTCACTCTACCATTATAGACTTGGTCCAAGGGACAGATTCTTGATACTATCCTCTGATGGACTTTACCAGTACTTCACCAATGAAGAAGCTGTTGCTCGGGTTGAATCCTTCATTGCTTCATTTCCAGATGGAGATCCTGCACAACATCTCATTGAAGAAGTATTGTTTCGAGCTGCAAAGAAAGCTG GTATAGACTTCCATGAGTTGCTTGATATTCCACAAGGGGAACGACGTCGATACCATGACGATGTTTCTGTTATCATTGTCTCATTGGAGGGACGAATATGGCAATCTGGCGttcctttgtataaatag